The following coding sequences lie in one Hydrogenophaga sp. PBL-H3 genomic window:
- a CDS encoding SIMPL domain-containing protein (The SIMPL domain is named for its presence in mouse protein SIMPL (signalling molecule that associates with mouse pelle-like kinase). Bacterial member BP26, from Brucella, was shown to assemble into a channel-like structure, while YggE from E. coli has been associated with resistance to oxidative stress.) has product MTLSAPRAIQLPRFRSFLLSSLIALGSLAQAQVVQPPPLNVVNLSASGFLEAPQDWLSMSLSTTREGPDAVTVQNQLKAALEAALAVARASAQPQQLEVRTGQFSLYPRYTDKGKISGWQGSTELVLEGRDFARISTTAGKIQTLTMSNMGFSLSREARLKLESDVQAMAIERFKSKAGEVAKGFGFAGYSLREVAVSSADQEGRPFQPRAMAMEAKAAMSDAAVPVEPGKSTVNVTVSGSVQLR; this is encoded by the coding sequence ATGACCTTGTCAGCACCGCGCGCCATTCAACTTCCCCGATTCCGCTCCTTCCTTCTCTCCTCGCTCATTGCCCTTGGCTCACTGGCGCAAGCCCAGGTTGTTCAGCCTCCACCCCTCAACGTCGTCAACCTCTCGGCCAGCGGCTTCCTCGAAGCGCCGCAAGACTGGCTGAGCATGAGCCTGAGCACCACGCGCGAGGGACCTGACGCGGTCACCGTGCAGAACCAGCTCAAGGCGGCGCTCGAAGCCGCTTTGGCGGTGGCCCGCGCCAGCGCTCAACCCCAGCAGCTGGAGGTGCGCACCGGCCAGTTCAGCCTGTACCCGCGCTACACCGACAAGGGCAAGATCAGTGGCTGGCAAGGCAGCACCGAGCTCGTGCTCGAAGGCCGCGACTTCGCCCGCATCAGCACCACCGCCGGCAAGATCCAGACACTCACCATGAGCAACATGGGCTTCTCGCTCTCGCGTGAAGCGCGGTTGAAGCTGGAGTCCGACGTGCAGGCGATGGCCATCGAGCGTTTCAAGTCGAAGGCGGGTGAGGTGGCCAAGGGCTTCGGTTTCGCTGGCTACAGCCTGCGCGAAGTGGCAGTGAGCTCGGCCGACCAGGAAGGTCGCCCGTTCCAGCCGCGTGCGATGGCCATGGAAGCCAAGGCCGCCATGTCGGATGCGGCGGTGCCCGTGGAGCCGGGCAAGTCCACGGTCAACGTGACCGTGTCTGGCTCGGTCCAGCTGCGCTGA
- a CDS encoding RelA/SpoT family protein, giving the protein MKRSSSTGQAEAAEGPSVVPSAIVAATADSLPHQAQALQRARAFAEPLLSQEELDTGENILAHADAVANVLSDIGGSEAMQAAAYLVYACQYLNRPQEVITKAFGENFAALALETTKLVQLQRQARIKTAEVQAKKEEERLAALDLTAAAQNKGPVSELAASQTENVRKMLLAFSRDLRVVMLRLASRLQTLRYFAASKGDPGQALASESLHVFAPLANRLGIWQIKWEMEDLAFRFLEPQTYKNVARLLDEKRAEREAHVEQVRQQLENDLQQQGVSASVQGRPKHIYSIVKKMRGKSLDFDQVFDIRALRVIVPQVDDCYAVLAHVHAQFVPVADEFDDYIAKPKPNGYQSLHTVVRDAQGRAFEIQIRTQAMHDHAEHGVAAHWAYKEAGSKGYAGVSASSDYDAKIAVLRQLLAWERDLSGAAQGLFDDRIYVLTPDAAIVELPQGATAVDFAYTVHTSLGHRCRGARVDGAMVTLNTPLQNGQTVEITAAKEGGPSRDWLNAELGYLVSHRAKSKVRAWFNAQAMEETVARGREAVEKLLQREGKTALKFDDLAVAMGLVSAQELFEQVGKDELSLRAIELHLRPPEVAPPDDMPVWLKKPRKNSGASAGGVLVVGVDSLMTQLAKCCKPAPPDEIGGFVTRGKGVSIHRADCTDFAHLQRKSPDRVIEVQWGGQAGAGRDGQAAVYPVDVGIEAQDRQGLLRDISDVFAREKMNVIGVQTQSVRGVAWMTFTIEVADARQVARAMAVVGDVPGVRVVRRR; this is encoded by the coding sequence ATGAAGCGATCTTCTTCCACGGGGCAAGCCGAAGCAGCCGAGGGGCCTTCGGTCGTGCCGTCGGCGATCGTGGCGGCCACCGCCGACAGCCTGCCGCACCAGGCGCAGGCTTTGCAACGAGCCCGGGCATTTGCCGAGCCACTGCTGTCTCAAGAAGAGCTCGACACTGGCGAGAACATCCTGGCGCATGCAGATGCTGTGGCGAATGTGCTGTCCGACATCGGTGGCTCCGAGGCCATGCAGGCTGCTGCCTACCTGGTTTATGCCTGCCAATACCTGAACCGGCCTCAGGAAGTGATCACCAAGGCTTTCGGCGAAAACTTTGCCGCACTCGCCCTGGAAACCACCAAGCTGGTGCAGCTGCAACGGCAGGCGCGCATCAAGACCGCCGAGGTGCAGGCCAAGAAGGAAGAAGAACGTCTGGCCGCGCTGGACCTCACGGCGGCAGCGCAAAACAAAGGACCCGTGTCTGAGTTGGCGGCCAGCCAGACCGAAAACGTGCGCAAGATGCTGCTGGCGTTCTCGCGTGACCTGCGTGTGGTCATGCTGCGCTTGGCGTCTCGCCTGCAGACGCTGCGCTACTTCGCCGCGAGCAAGGGCGATCCGGGTCAGGCGCTCGCCAGCGAATCGCTGCACGTGTTTGCACCCCTGGCCAACCGGTTGGGCATCTGGCAGATCAAGTGGGAAATGGAAGACCTTGCGTTCCGTTTTCTGGAGCCGCAAACCTACAAGAACGTGGCCCGGCTGCTGGACGAGAAGCGTGCCGAGCGCGAAGCCCACGTTGAGCAGGTGCGTCAACAACTTGAAAACGATCTGCAGCAACAAGGCGTTTCGGCCTCGGTGCAGGGGCGACCCAAGCACATCTACAGCATCGTCAAGAAGATGCGCGGCAAGTCGCTCGACTTTGATCAGGTGTTCGACATCCGCGCGCTGCGTGTGATCGTGCCGCAGGTGGACGACTGCTACGCCGTGCTGGCGCATGTGCATGCCCAGTTTGTGCCGGTGGCTGACGAGTTCGACGACTACATCGCCAAGCCCAAACCCAACGGCTACCAGTCGTTGCACACCGTGGTGCGCGACGCTCAAGGTCGAGCGTTCGAGATCCAGATCCGGACGCAGGCGATGCACGACCACGCCGAGCACGGTGTGGCCGCGCACTGGGCCTACAAGGAAGCCGGCTCCAAGGGCTACGCGGGTGTGTCGGCCAGCTCCGACTACGACGCCAAGATCGCCGTGTTGCGCCAGCTGCTGGCGTGGGAGCGCGACCTCAGTGGGGCAGCCCAGGGGCTGTTCGATGATCGAATCTACGTGCTCACGCCAGACGCTGCCATCGTCGAACTGCCCCAGGGTGCGACCGCGGTGGACTTCGCCTACACGGTGCACACCAGTTTGGGTCATCGCTGCCGTGGCGCCCGTGTGGACGGGGCCATGGTCACCCTCAACACGCCGCTGCAGAACGGCCAGACCGTGGAGATCACGGCGGCCAAGGAGGGTGGACCATCGCGTGACTGGCTCAACGCGGAGTTGGGCTATCTGGTCAGCCACCGCGCCAAGAGCAAGGTTCGGGCGTGGTTCAACGCGCAGGCCATGGAAGAGACGGTGGCGCGTGGGCGCGAGGCGGTGGAAAAGCTGCTGCAGCGCGAGGGCAAGACCGCCCTGAAGTTCGACGATCTCGCCGTGGCCATGGGACTGGTGTCGGCGCAGGAATTGTTCGAGCAGGTGGGCAAGGACGAGCTCTCTCTGCGCGCCATCGAACTCCATTTGCGCCCGCCCGAAGTGGCCCCGCCGGACGACATGCCCGTGTGGCTCAAGAAGCCACGCAAGAACTCCGGCGCATCGGCAGGGGGCGTGCTGGTTGTTGGCGTGGATTCGCTCATGACCCAGCTGGCCAAGTGCTGCAAACCCGCGCCGCCCGACGAGATCGGTGGGTTCGTCACCCGTGGCAAGGGGGTGAGCATCCACCGCGCCGACTGCACCGACTTTGCGCACCTGCAGCGCAAAAGCCCGGACCGCGTGATCGAGGTGCAGTGGGGCGGCCAGGCTGGTGCTGGTCGGGACGGACAGGCCGCGGTGTACCCGGTGGACGTGGGCATCGAGGCGCAAGACCGGCAGGGCTTGCTGCGCGATATTTCGGATGTGTTTGCTCGCGAGAAGATGAACGTCATCGGGGTGCAGACGCAGTCGGTGCGTGGCGTGGCGTGGATGACTTTCACCATCGAAGTGGCCGATGCGCGGCAGGTGGCCAGGGCCATGGCGGTGGTGGGCGATGTGCCTGGCGTGCGTGTGGTTCGTCGTCGCTGA
- a CDS encoding alpha/beta fold hydrolase, with amino-acid sequence MQVPQLQHLTVGGAAATTGAPRRLAYWDWSCQAAEHRSVVICAHGLSRQGLDFDTLAQTLRQRSRVIAVDVAGRGHSDWLADPMGYQIPTYAADMVALVTQLRTDAPDLQIDWIGTSMGGLIGMALAAQPQMALRRLVLNDVGPVIQWDALLRIGTYLGLNPSFDSEQAAVAYLASISAGFGPHTAEQWLALSRPLLREREGRWWLHYDPAIAVPFRAMTASNDAAAAQQIVRAGEAALWGLYDAIQAPTLLLRGEQSDLLRPETAEQMTQRGPKASLITFSGVGHAPTLVAEDQVATVRDFLWSI; translated from the coding sequence ATGCAAGTACCCCAACTCCAGCATCTCACCGTGGGCGGCGCGGCCGCGACGACGGGGGCACCGCGCCGCCTGGCTTACTGGGACTGGTCCTGTCAGGCCGCTGAACACCGCAGTGTCGTGATCTGCGCGCACGGCCTGTCGCGCCAGGGCCTGGACTTCGATACGCTGGCCCAGACGCTGCGCCAACGCTCACGCGTGATTGCCGTCGACGTGGCCGGTCGCGGCCACAGCGACTGGCTGGCCGATCCCATGGGGTACCAGATTCCCACCTACGCGGCCGACATGGTGGCGCTCGTGACGCAGTTGCGCACCGATGCGCCCGACCTCCAGATCGACTGGATCGGCACCAGCATGGGCGGCCTCATCGGCATGGCGCTGGCGGCCCAGCCTCAGATGGCGCTGCGTCGGTTGGTGCTCAATGATGTGGGGCCCGTGATCCAGTGGGACGCGCTGCTGCGCATCGGCACCTACCTCGGCCTGAACCCCTCGTTTGACAGTGAGCAGGCCGCCGTGGCTTACCTGGCCTCCATCTCGGCCGGCTTCGGTCCCCACACGGCCGAGCAATGGCTGGCACTTTCACGTCCATTGCTGCGCGAGCGCGAAGGGCGCTGGTGGTTGCACTACGACCCAGCGATCGCGGTGCCGTTCAGGGCCATGACAGCCTCGAACGATGCGGCGGCCGCCCAGCAGATCGTGCGGGCGGGGGAAGCCGCCCTCTGGGGGCTGTACGACGCGATCCAGGCCCCCACCTTGCTCCTGCGCGGTGAGCAATCCGATCTGCTCAGGCCTGAGACAGCGGAGCAAATGACGCAGCGTGGGCCCAAGGCCTCCCTGATCACCTTCAGCGGCGTGGGCCATGCGCCCACGCTGGTGGCCGAAGACCAGGTGGCGACCGTGCGGGATTTCCTGTGGTCGATCTGA
- a CDS encoding 3-hydroxybutyrate dehydrogenase, translated as MLSNKTALVTGSTSGIGLGIAKALARQGANIVLNGFGDAEGPKAEIAALGAKVAYHGADMSKASEIEAMMAFAAATFGQVDILVNNAGIQHVARIEDFPVERWDAIIAINLTSAFHASRLALPAMQKANWGRIINVASVHGLVGSAEKSAYVAAKHGVVGLTKVTALENATSGVTCNAICPGWVLTPLVQRQVDAKAAALGISNEEAKKVLLGEKEPSMQFTTPDELGELAVFFCSPAGNNVRGVAWNMDGGWTAQ; from the coding sequence ATGCTTTCCAACAAGACCGCCCTCGTCACCGGCTCCACCAGTGGCATCGGCCTGGGCATTGCCAAGGCGCTGGCGCGCCAGGGAGCCAACATCGTGCTCAACGGGTTTGGTGATGCCGAAGGTCCCAAGGCCGAAATCGCCGCACTGGGCGCAAAGGTGGCGTACCACGGGGCGGACATGAGCAAGGCTTCCGAGATCGAAGCCATGATGGCTTTTGCCGCCGCCACGTTCGGGCAGGTCGACATCCTGGTGAACAACGCCGGCATCCAGCACGTGGCGCGCATTGAGGACTTTCCCGTCGAGCGCTGGGACGCCATCATCGCGATCAACCTCACCAGCGCCTTTCATGCCAGCCGCCTGGCCCTGCCGGCGATGCAAAAGGCCAACTGGGGTCGCATCATCAACGTGGCCTCGGTGCATGGGCTGGTCGGTTCGGCTGAGAAATCGGCTTATGTGGCGGCCAAACACGGTGTTGTGGGACTCACCAAGGTGACGGCCCTGGAAAACGCCACCAGCGGCGTGACCTGCAACGCCATCTGCCCGGGCTGGGTGCTCACCCCGCTGGTGCAGAGACAGGTGGACGCCAAAGCCGCCGCGCTGGGCATTTCCAACGAAGAAGCCAAGAAGGTGCTGCTGGGCGAAAAGGAGCCTTCCATGCAGTTCACCACGCCCGACGAACTGGGTGAACTGGCTGTGTTTTTCTGCTCCCCAGCGGGCAACAACGTGCGCGGCGTGGCCTGGAACATGGACGGCGGCTGGACGGCCCAATAG